The window TAGCCACAATGATCGAATAAAAATGCTCCGGTCACTTGGAGTTGAATTTAATGAAGAGGGTTATTTAGATGCAATTCAGAAAAGCAAAGCTGAAGCACTAGATATTTTTCATAGAGAAACTCCGTTTTTTACCGCTGAAACTTTCTATCAATGGGTTGAGCAAAACCAGAAAAATTTCGATCTAAGCCAACGGAACAATATTGCTAAGTATATTGGGAAATATGATATCCCGCATATTTCTCTAGTGAAATCAAAAATAGGGCAACAAGTTAGCTTTGTTAGAGATTTTTTAAAAAAATCTCGCATCTCAGGCCTAAATATTTCAGAGCTATGCGAGAGTTTCAAGAAACTAAAGCCTATACTCATAAACTCTCCGACTAATGAATGCAGTGATGGCAAGGATATGGGGTTATGGTTACTTGGGCTCTATGAGATAGCGGAAAATTATGGTGCAGATGGGGCAGAGTTAGAAGATTATGGTATCTACAGCTACATTCCCAATTGGTTTATAGAAGGCAAAACACCAAGTAATATAAAACGAATATCATTTTCAAATACTGAGACGGAGTTGGATGTCCCTCAATGTGGGTATTCATTAGCGAATACAAGATTCACAGTCTGGGAAAATCAATATGCAATCATTCCAGATTTTGGAAAGGCGATATTGCCCCGCAATGGTCGTTACGTAGGTTTAAATATAGGCTCGGATTCAAGGGTTTGTTTTAGCTTTTACTATAACGGAGTGAAGAAAACTCAACATGTTCAGTGTAGAGGAGAGGTATTATTATATCGTTTATGTAATTCAGATGTCATAAATTGGATTGGGGTTAGAGGTCATCTGTTGAGTGATGGTGAAGGTGTAAAAAGAATCAATAATATCAGATATTTAGGAAATTTGACTAATCAGGCTTGGCGCGCAAGCGAACGTGGGGCTTCGATCTGGCCTTCTGAGGAGAGCAACAAAGCAATATTGTTCATGAGTTGTAGAGGTAATAATATTTTTGTGAGGAGTGAACTTAGCGAACTATTGGGAGCTTTACCAAATAGAGTCACACTGAAATTTGATTTTGGTGGTGAGGTACACACCGCGGAATTTGTGGGGCAATCGGATGAGAGTGGGGCAAGCGAAAGCCCATATGTTGCTTTTTTCACTAGAAAATTGGCGATAGCTCTTTCAGGAGCATATAGTAGTGTTAAAATTTATGTTCAAGGCAAAGGAATAGGTGCTTTGTCATTAAAAGACTCATCATGGGCAATTAATAAAGGTCTGGCAGATTGTCTAAGTACTTAGTGTCCGGTTCAAAAGTTCTTCGGACATAACAATAGGTTGCCAAACGTCGGATCATCACTCTGATGTGGCAATGATGACCTGTAGAAGTTCAGATTTGATCTACGAATTTTTCATTCCAGATCTTCTTTCCATCAATCATAGTTTCCATCGGTGTTCTGCCGCAACACATTTTGCCCTGATGAGTGCGCTCTGTGTTGTAATGATGGAGCCAAACATCCAGATCAGCCTGAAGCTGTTCGATGCTCTGATAAAGGTTCTTGCGGAACGTGATCTGATAAAATTCCTGCAGGATGGTCTTGTGGAACCGCTCGCAGATACCGTTGGTCTGGGGATGCTTGACCTTGGTTTTGGTGTGATCAATGTCATTGATTGCGATGAACAACTGGTAATCATGCTTGTCTGGTTTACCACAGAATTCAGTCCCTCTATCAGTCTGGATACGCAGCACTGGAAGATCATGTTCTTCATAGAAAGGCAGCATCTTGTCATTGAGTAGATCAGCTCCGGTAATCGGTGTCTTGGTGGTATAGAGCTTGGCATGGGCGACCTTGCAATAGGTATCGATATAGGTCTGCTGATAGACCCGACCAACTCCCTTGATGGTGCCGACATAGAAGGTATCCTGACTGCCGAGATAGCCGGGATGGGCTGTTTCCACCTCGCCACAGGCCTCATCATCATGCTTTTTCTTCTCAAGAGCCTGAACCTGTGCCTCGGTTAGGATGATGCCATCTTCGGCAACCTTGGCCTCCAATGCTTTCAGTCGATCCTTGAAGTTGGCAAGTTCGTGCCGCAGCCAGATGGATCGAACACCAGAGGGCGAGACAAACACTCCCTGCTTGCGCAACTCGTTGGACGTGCGGGCCTGACCATAGGCAGGAAAGTTCAGGGCCGATTTGATGACGGCTTCTTCCGTGACCGCATCAACCCGGTTGGCCGTGTTAGGCTTGCAACGTGTTTTCTCGAGCAGCGCTTCGGCACCGCCTTCATCGACGGCATTCTTGTAGCGGTAGAAAGTATCGCGCGAATAGCCCATCATCTGACAGGCTTTCGAGACATTGCCAAGCTCTTCGGCCAAATTCAAAAGACCGGCTTTGTGTTTGATAATCTTGTCGGTAGAATGCAACATTGTGGTTCTTTCTCGTTTTGAGGTTGGGTTTGCACCACCATCAAAACGGATAACCACATCATCTCGCAAGAGATGTCCCGCCCTCGTTCAGCTCAGTCTGATTGAGGGCGGTGTCAGATCAAATCGAGACTTCTACAGATGACCCTTGCGACAGAACAGGCGATGGAAGATTCCCAACCCTTTGCCAATCTGCGACAACGCCCTACCCATCCAAAGGTGCGTTCCACCACCCATCGTCAGGTCAGGATTTCAAACCCCTTGGTCGTGTCTGACCGTTTGATGAACTCGCTGGTCCAGCCGCTCAATGCCGATCGCAATTTCTCGCCAGCATAGCCACCATCAACGAAGACATGATGTAGCCATGGGAAGCGATCTAAATTTAATTGGCTAAGGTTGTGGGGGCGCAGGTCACTGTTAATAACCCAGTTGATATCGAAAACATGGTTGGACATTCGAAAGAAATATGTAATGTTCCCAGCGCTTGCTATCGACAGGTTAGACTGTTCTAACTCATTGTATAGTAGGATTTGTTGCACGCCCGTAGGGCGTGCCACTGATCCTTCCTCAACCTAGATGGGGAATTGTAAGGCATGCGCCCTTCGTCTAGCGGTCTAGGACGCCGCCCTTTCACGGCGGAAACACGGGTTCGAGTCCCGTAGGGCGTGCCATTCTATCTCGGATATAAAGAAGCACTCAGTCAAGCAGGCAGTTGATTATGTCTGCATTCCGTATTCTGGCTGTACAATAATCATGACATCTGTGCATAGAGCCATGCTGCTCCACGCCAACAAACTTGCTGACTATGTCATGGTGATGAATGTGGGGAGATCTGCATCAGGAAAAATAAACGTCAATCCTGATAGGAAGCACTAGGGATATGAACCCAAAGCGATCCAGCACAACAATAATGATCCGCCATTTTTAACACAAAAGGCGGGTTAAGCTGTGGTAGTATCCACGCAAGCTACATCACCCCGCCGAATAAGACGGGGCGACACGTGCCGATCTGATTTGGCTGACTTGAAGCGTTGCCAGCTAGTGCATAGCAATATCTAGGAAATAACCTTAATATTGTCAGCATTAGCCTTGCCATTCCGACCTTCAACCATTTCGAATTCAACGGTTTGCCCTTCATTCAGGGTCGTCAGACCAGAACGTTCAACCGCAGAAATATGGACAAAGGCATCTTTGCCTCCCTCGGATGGCTCGATAAAGCCATAGCCCTTGGTTGGGTTGAACCACTTTACAGTTCCGGTTGTCATTTTGTCTTTCCTTTAAATAGTGCCTTCCTCATTCGGCTCCATGCCGAGAGAGGTCAATTCTCATCGCCGTCAGGAAATGGCACACCCTAGAATTTGCCAAAGGCCAGACGCTCATGAAAAACCAACGGAAAAAAGCTTACATCAAATAAAAGCAAAGTATCAAGTGTGATTTTTCAATTCAAAAGAGATTTCATCAAACTGAAATATTACGACACGAACAGCATTGATTTTTCAAAGAAAAAGATAAATTGGATGTTATTTTGAAATGCTGAATTAATAAATGTTGCTTTGCAAAATATACGTTCATTTTTTAGGCAGTTTTGTCTACAGATTGATTGGAAATCCAAAGTAATGCTGTATCTATATTGTCGACCGAAGTTTGGTCGGGACTGTTAGGTCGTTCAATAATATGGACAATCAACCCCAATTCCCGGGCGGCCAATATTTTCGCATACCCTGATTCTCCGCCTGAATTCTTGCAAATAACTCCGTCTAGAGAATATTTGGCCAAAAGATCGCATTCTGCATCCAGATCGCCGTCAGGCTGATATAATATCTGCTGTCCATTTGGGATTTGATATTCAGTGGGAAGCGCTTCGATGGAACGGCTCAAAAACCAGCAATCACCGCGCCTCGCAAACTGATGGGCTTCCTGTCGACCAATTGCCAGCAAATAGCGTTTTCCTGAGGTTAGGGCATCGACAGCATGAGTGAGGTCAGGGGAGCGGACCCATTTGTCACCCGCTTGCCACTGCCAGGCGGAGCGCTCAATGCGTAGAATAGGAAGCGCCAATTCCTCATTGGCGGCAACAACATTCCAGCTGATCTGATTGGCAAAGGGATGAGTGGCATCCAGAATGATGTTGATGTCTTCTTGCACTAGAAAGTGTTTCAGTCCCTCAACTCCGCCAAAGCCACCAATATGGCGAGTGGCATCTGTTGGATTGAGGGATGTTCCGGAACGGGCTGCTTGCGTTCGCCCGGCAAGTGATACAATTACCTCAAACTCGGAAAACTCCGTCAGTTTGGCTTCTAGTTCTCGGGCTTCTGTTGTGCCGCCCAGTAACAATATCCGCGTCATAGGAGCCTCATTATCTGGTTTTAGCCCGGTTCGTAGCGAGCGAGTAACTCGCCACCGCGTCCGACCACGACAATGTCGAGATGAATATCCGCTCCCTTCAACATGTTCTTGGCCTGATCATGGGCCAGCTTGGCTACATGGTCAGCAATGGGGAGAGATTTCTCATTGGCCATGCGAAGGACTGCCAATGCAGTGTTGGCGGTACGCGTTACTTCGATGAACTCATCATCGGCATTCAAAACGGCCAATTGCTCTGCGAGCCAATCGAAATCCACTTGAGAACGACCGGAATGCAGATCCATATGGCCCTGCGCCAGTTTGCATAATTTGGCGAAGCCACCGCCGATGGTCACGTGCTCGACTGGATTGCGGCGCAGATATTTCAGCATGCCACCCGCAAAATCGCCCATATCCAGCATGGCACTTTCTGGTAGATCATAAAGCCCGCGGACCTTCTTTTCTGAAGTTGAGCCAGTGCAGCCCGCAACATGGGTCTGACCGGTTGCACGGGCAACATCAATGCCGCGGTGAATGGAATGAATCCATGCTGCACACGAGAAAGGAACGACAATACCAGTCGTGCCAAGAATGGAGATGCCACCCAGAATTCCAAGCCTTGGGTTCCACGTTTTCTTGGCCAGTTGCTCACCCGTTGGAACCGATATCGTGATGGTTACATCAGGTTTCAATCCATGCGCTTTACAAAGCTCTTCAACCACGTTGCTCATCAATTGACGGGGGACGGGATTGATGGCGGCGTTGCCGACCTCTATAGGCAAGCCGGGTTTGGTGACTGTGCCAACGCCTTTGCCTGCTTTGAAGATTATGCCTTGTCCTGTTTCGCCAAATTGTACTTCGGCCCTGATCATTGCCCCATGGGTGACATCTGGGTCATCACCGGCATCCTTGATGATGCCGACGATCGCAGAATTGTCCCCAAGTGCCTCCATAGCTAAAGGGAAGGCTGGTTCCTGGCCTTTGGGCAGAGTAATTTGGACCGGATCGGGAAATTGACCGCTGATGAGTGCCGTTAAAGCAGCCTTCGTTGCGGCAGTGGCGCAAGCCCCTGTCGTCCAACCTCGTTTTAGAGGTAAATTTTTTCCACTTTGCGGCACATCACGAGTCATAATGTCGGTTATAAACCTGCAAAAGACCCATTGTCACGATCTAGTGCTGTTTACAGCCACAGGTCCAAAGGAAACAAGAAATGTCACACTCCGTAAATCCTGGTCCCTTCGCAGACTTGCTCTTTGCTGGATTGCCTGATTTCGAGCCTGGCCATGTCTGGCTTGTGGGGGCAGGGCCTGGAGATCGCGGTCTCATGACACTGCATGCTGTCAATGCGCTGCGTCAGGCGGATGTCATTGTTTATGATGCGTTGATTGATGAGGACAGTCTGGCATTTGCAAAGCCCGATGTTGAAACGGAATTTGCTGGCAAGCGCGGTGGCCGACCATCACCGAAGCAGAATGACATCACCTTGCGCCTGATCGAACTGGCAAAGCAGGGCAAACGTGTGCTGCGCCTTAAAGGCGGCGACCCATTCATCTTTGGTCGTGGTGGAGAAGAGGCGCTTGCATTGGTCGCTGCTGATGTGCCGTTTCGCGTCGTACCGGGCATTACAGCGGGGATTGGTGGGCTTTGCTATGCTGGCATTCCGGCTACACATCGTGACATCAATCAGTCGGTGACATTCCTGACGGGACATGACCAGACAGGCTCCATGCCAACTGCACTGGATTGGGATGCAATAGCCAAAGGATCCCAAGTGATTGTCATGTATATGGCCATGAAGCACTTGGAGAGCATAACGGAGAAATTGCTCAAGGCGGGGCGCCCCGAGGATCAAGGGGCAGCTATTGTCTGCAATGCCACGACAGCTCGTCAGCAGGTGTTGATATCAACACTGGGAAAGATTGCGCAGGAAGCGCGAGAAAGTGACCTGCAGCCCCCAGCGTTGGTGGTGATTGGCGATGTGGTCAAGCTTCATGATGGTCTCGATTGGCTCGGAGTTCATCAAGCCGGCAAAAAACTCAATCCCGATCCGTTGGGATAAGCCAAGAGGTGTCGGCAGACTTACTCTTGCCCTGTCTTCTCTCTCAGTCTATAGCCCTTAACAAGACTAGGCCGAAGGAGTGGCGCCATGACCGATCTTGCACCCAACGGACTGATACTGGCGGCAGCCAGCTCCAATTCTGGCAAAACCATGCTGTCTTTGGGTCTGCAAAGATTGTTGGTTCGAAATGATATAGGCGTTGCTCCTGCCAAATGCGGTCCAGACTATATTGATCCGGCGTTTCACAAGGCAGCAAGTCACAAAACCTCCATCAATCTTGACCCTTGGGCCATGATCCCAGAAGAGCTTTGCACACGCGCATTCAATCATGCGGGTGGTGCTGATATCTTCTTTTGCGAAGGGGTCATGGGGCTGTTTGATGGCGCAGCTGGGGGTCAAGGCTCAACGGCATCTCTCGCCAAGATACTGAATTTGCCAGTCATTCTGGTACTGGATGTAAAAGGGCAGGCGCAAACATCCGCTGCTTTGATTTATGGCCTGAAAGCTTATGATCCTGATTTGCAGATTGCCGGGGTCATTCTGAACCGGGTTGGGTCCGTTCACCATGAGAGCCTGCTGAGAGAAGCAATTGAGGTCCTTGATATTCCCGTTATCGGAGCGGTACGGAACAATCCGGATTTGGAAATGCCTTCAAGACATCTGGGTCTGGTGCAAGCTGATGAATATGCTGACTTGAATGCTCGGATTGATCGGATTTCGGACCATATCGAGCCCAATATTGATCTGAAGCGATTGATTGATCTGGCGCAGCCACTGAATGCACCTGATGTTTCTGCTGTCCAAAAACCGGGTATGTTGCAACCGTTAGGGCAACATATTGCGATTGCAAAGGACGCAGCCTTTACATTTATCTATCCGCATGTCCTGAGTGACTGGCAGGATCAAGGTGCTGAAATATCGTTCTTTTCTCCGTTAAATGATGAGGAGCCGCATCCAGATGCCGACGCAATCTATCTTCCAGGTGGCTATCCTGAGCTGCATCTTGAGCAACTGGCGGCGGCATATCAGTTCAAAATGTCCATGCGAGAGGCGGCAAGCAACAACACACGCATTTTCGGTGAATGCGGTGGCTTTATGGTGTTGGGTAAGGAAATAATTGGCAAAGATAGTAAGGTAGAGGATATGTTAAACTTGCTGCCAATCACTACAAGTTTTTCTAACCCAAAATTAAATTTGGGTTATCGTATACTCAATCATGACCAACTTCTTCCTTGGGCTCCCGGCCTCGTTGCTCATGAATTCCACTATGCCAATATCACCTGGCAGGGGAAAGCAGAGAGCCTCTTTCATGCAACCAACGCTTCCGGTAAGGAACTTGCGCCCATGGGGCTAAGAATTGGGTCGGTCATGGGATCCTTTGCTCATATTATCGGTGCAAAAGGTTAATGCTCCTTAACTCTGTTTCATCGCTGGATTGGATCCAAAGAAAAGGCCCGCAACA is drawn from Cohaesibacter gelatinilyticus and contains these coding sequences:
- a CDS encoding S1 family peptidase: MQMLTRLISIMICFIIGLSVAIAQEVAESKNELISAKQLVVMIDGRFPTTDKLTEGAGIVVGRKGGLVYIATAGHVVQGLTEAAVDIKVQFQDRPGEEIDATLWPSNLDKGIDLAILVVPESRAPASITSLNEFSAARISQEVKAGEGAYLFGQPSGRVWSGNKSPEKVVSSTLTSIEVESKSVVPGMSGGATFDEGLRIFGLIVEADNGLARVVPLRLLKETLEQAGYPFDLTDGHAYGIGFLSHNDRIKMLRSLGVEFNEEGYLDAIQKSKAEALDIFHRETPFFTAETFYQWVEQNQKNFDLSQRNNIAKYIGKYDIPHISLVKSKIGQQVSFVRDFLKKSRISGLNISELCESFKKLKPILINSPTNECSDGKDMGLWLLGLYEIAENYGADGAELEDYGIYSYIPNWFIEGKTPSNIKRISFSNTETELDVPQCGYSLANTRFTVWENQYAIIPDFGKAILPRNGRYVGLNIGSDSRVCFSFYYNGVKKTQHVQCRGEVLLYRLCNSDVINWIGVRGHLLSDGEGVKRINNIRYLGNLTNQAWRASERGASIWPSEESNKAILFMSCRGNNIFVRSELSELLGALPNRVTLKFDFGGEVHTAEFVGQSDESGASESPYVAFFTRKLAIALSGAYSSVKIYVQGKGIGALSLKDSSWAINKGLADCLST
- a CDS encoding cobyrinate a,c-diamide synthase encodes the protein MTDLAPNGLILAAASSNSGKTMLSLGLQRLLVRNDIGVAPAKCGPDYIDPAFHKAASHKTSINLDPWAMIPEELCTRAFNHAGGADIFFCEGVMGLFDGAAGGQGSTASLAKILNLPVILVLDVKGQAQTSAALIYGLKAYDPDLQIAGVILNRVGSVHHESLLREAIEVLDIPVIGAVRNNPDLEMPSRHLGLVQADEYADLNARIDRISDHIEPNIDLKRLIDLAQPLNAPDVSAVQKPGMLQPLGQHIAIAKDAAFTFIYPHVLSDWQDQGAEISFFSPLNDEEPHPDADAIYLPGGYPELHLEQLAAAYQFKMSMREAASNNTRIFGECGGFMVLGKEIIGKDSKVEDMLNLLPITTSFSNPKLNLGYRILNHDQLLPWAPGLVAHEFHYANITWQGKAESLFHATNASGKELAPMGLRIGSVMGSFAHIIGAKG
- the cobA gene encoding uroporphyrinogen-III C-methyltransferase, with protein sequence MSHSVNPGPFADLLFAGLPDFEPGHVWLVGAGPGDRGLMTLHAVNALRQADVIVYDALIDEDSLAFAKPDVETEFAGKRGGRPSPKQNDITLRLIELAKQGKRVLRLKGGDPFIFGRGGEEALALVAADVPFRVVPGITAGIGGLCYAGIPATHRDINQSVTFLTGHDQTGSMPTALDWDAIAKGSQVIVMYMAMKHLESITEKLLKAGRPEDQGAAIVCNATTARQQVLISTLGKIAQEARESDLQPPALVVIGDVVKLHDGLDWLGVHQAGKKLNPDPLG
- a CDS encoding cobalt-precorrin-5B (C(1))-methyltransferase, which produces MTRDVPQSGKNLPLKRGWTTGACATAATKAALTALISGQFPDPVQITLPKGQEPAFPLAMEALGDNSAIVGIIKDAGDDPDVTHGAMIRAEVQFGETGQGIIFKAGKGVGTVTKPGLPIEVGNAAINPVPRQLMSNVVEELCKAHGLKPDVTITISVPTGEQLAKKTWNPRLGILGGISILGTTGIVVPFSCAAWIHSIHRGIDVARATGQTHVAGCTGSTSEKKVRGLYDLPESAMLDMGDFAGGMLKYLRRNPVEHVTIGGGFAKLCKLAQGHMDLHSGRSQVDFDWLAEQLAVLNADDEFIEVTRTANTALAVLRMANEKSLPIADHVAKLAHDQAKNMLKGADIHLDIVVVGRGGELLARYEPG
- a CDS encoding IS481 family transposase produces the protein MLHSTDKIIKHKAGLLNLAEELGNVSKACQMMGYSRDTFYRYKNAVDEGGAEALLEKTRCKPNTANRVDAVTEEAVIKSALNFPAYGQARTSNELRKQGVFVSPSGVRSIWLRHELANFKDRLKALEAKVAEDGIILTEAQVQALEKKKHDDEACGEVETAHPGYLGSQDTFYVGTIKGVGRVYQQTYIDTYCKVAHAKLYTTKTPITGADLLNDKMLPFYEEHDLPVLRIQTDRGTEFCGKPDKHDYQLFIAINDIDHTKTKVKHPQTNGICERFHKTILQEFYQITFRKNLYQSIEQLQADLDVWLHHYNTERTHQGKMCCGRTPMETMIDGKKIWNEKFVDQI
- a CDS encoding cold-shock protein, with the protein product MTTGTVKWFNPTKGYGFIEPSEGGKDAFVHISAVERSGLTTLNEGQTVEFEMVEGRNGKANADNIKVIS
- a CDS encoding cobalt-precorrin-6A reductase, giving the protein MTRILLLGGTTEARELEAKLTEFSEFEVIVSLAGRTQAARSGTSLNPTDATRHIGGFGGVEGLKHFLVQEDINIILDATHPFANQISWNVVAANEELALPILRIERSAWQWQAGDKWVRSPDLTHAVDALTSGKRYLLAIGRQEAHQFARRGDCWFLSRSIEALPTEYQIPNGQQILYQPDGDLDAECDLLAKYSLDGVICKNSGGESGYAKILAARELGLIVHIIERPNSPDQTSVDNIDTALLWISNQSVDKTA